The genomic DNA CGGCGACCTCACCAGCGCCGTCATCATTAAAGATAAAGGAGTAGTCATTCTGAATTTTACTAAAAGTGAATCCTTGCACGGTTTCAAGATTTCGTGCTGCCTTCATCGACTCGCTGTGAATTGGGGTTGTTCCCCAGTTCCAAGACTCAATGAGCGCTGTAGGCAGCTTCAAATCCAAGCTGTTAGGAGCATAGGAGCGATAGTTCCCCTCCACGAGTGATCCATCCACCGCCAGAAATACCAGTGGTTCGGCATCAAGATAATGCTCAAGCGCCTTTTCTTCTGCGAAGATGATCTTCACCCCCGGACAACTTACCTTGTAACCATCGTCTAGTAGGCGAATCGTGATGTCCGGGAGATACCGATTGCCATCCGGCGCTGCTGCAATGACGGGTACACTCAGCGTGAGATCATCGGTACGCAGGGGCCTGCCGAGCATTATGTCGAGCAGATTGAAAACCTCAGCGTTGTACGACAATAAAATCTTTTGCTCATTCTCTATCGCTATAGTTTCTGGCCAGTCAACATAAAAAATCCCTTTCGGCCACATGCCTTCAATTTTGTCCGAACGCATCACATCCTTGAGCACGTCAGAGGATTTAATCGATGCGTTGTTGAGTTTTAGGGAGACTTGCTTACACCATTGGATCCAGTAAATGATGCTCTCGGAATTCATCTCCCAAATCTTACCCTTGTGAGAGCAGCCTACGGTAATGCGTTGTCCATTCTCAAATCCCGTTGCGAAGATGTTGGACTTCTTGGCCGTTCCATTTTGAATTTCATTGATGACGGCATTGACATCGCGCCCAACATGCATGGTAAATCTTAGATCCTTGCGCACTCTGGACAGACCAACGTTCTGCAGTTTCAGAAGTTTAATGTTATGTAACGTGCGGAACGCCGGCTCGCCGGTGATACGCCTAGCGTCCTTCGCGATCAAGCCTAAAAATCGCGCAGATTGCGTTTCATCACCTGAAGAGTGGATAAAAAGAGTCTGGTCATTTTTATGGTAATACGCAAGGTAAAGAAGCCAGGTCGTATCTACGATCGCAGAGGTTTGGGCCCACCCAACCGGCGTGTCGCGACGCGTAACCATGATGACAGTGTCTTGTTCATCGTTGATGGAGAGAAACTGCAATTGCTCCTTCTTTTGCGAAAAGTGCCGTGCTTTCTTGGGCTGCCACTTGTCTAGGTCGACATGAAAGGCAATCGCGCTGATTTTGGGATTTGGATTAAGCCCTAATATTTCATCGGAATCGGGATCGTTTAAGAATTGTCCGTTGAACGCCTCCTTTTTAATCTCGCGCTCAATCTTGTCATTACTAACGTCGCGGATGATCGCGCTCCAGTCCGCGCTCTCTTTGTAGAGAGCAGCCATTTGGTAATCCGTATTCTGATTCGCGATGTTAGAAACGAATTTAGCGTCACCAAGGGCCTGATCAACTCGGGTAAGTCGCCCAATAAACTGGAGCGTGACGGCAGGACTTCGATGCTGATCGTGAATCGCCGCTATCTTCAATTCAGGTAAGTCGAACCCCTCGCCAAGCATGTCAACACAGACGATGATCTTGTGCTTTTTCTCAACAATATCGTCCATCAGCTTAGCGCGACCTGGCACCTTGCTATGGATGAGAATGGGTGTGAGATCTTCATGTTTTTTGTACATATCAAACAACACTTCGGCGCGTTTTTGAGATCGTGCACGCACCATCAGCAGATGGTCGAAGCCTTGCTCGCGATCGCTTCGCAGCAGTTCTACCGCTTTGTCAGCCACCGCTTGGTCCGCCAACACGAGGTTGTATTCGCGCACAGGATGGAATTCGATCGCTTTGAAGTACCCATCGTTTTGAGCATCCTTCAACGGATAGTTGTAGATGATTGTGCCGTCCAGCGCTTGGTTGTCTTCACGAAACGGCGTAGCAGTGAACTGTAAGCGGGGCTTTTGTTTAAACGCAGATTTAACTCTTTCCCACGTCTTAGCGGCCACGTGGTGCGCCTCGTCAATGATTAGATGGCTACATAAGTCAGCCAGGGCCTGAAGCGCATCAGTAGTGAAGCGCTGCAGAGCTTGAGGTGTCGCGACAATGACATTCGCCTCAGAAAACTGCTGTACTTCTTCTATCGACATTCCAGTACGGACGGCCATGACCACAGGGTTGAGTGCAGTTTCAGAAACTGCACCGATCTCACGGAGCTTTTTAAGATCGCATTTCTTAACAAGTTGCGAACGCAACGCATCAGATGGAACAAGCACCAATGTCCTGGCCAACCTTCCAGCGATGAGCAGTCCCAATATAGTATCTGTCTTACCTGTGCCCGTAGGCATCACAACCGTGGCGGTCGAAGAGGGCGACATGACGAGATGACCCAGCGATGAGTAGAGCGCAGCCAACTGAGGCTTGCGCAGGCCGGGCATACAGGTTTCACGATTGGCCAAGTTAAAGTTGAATAGGTGCTGCTGCCAGCTTCCATAAACGTCTGAGTATTTCCCTGCCGTTTCATCCATTGCGTCAGCCCCTATCAAGAAAGATACGTACCGCTTTTAGTAGTCATAGTATCAGTATATGAAGCTCCAGGGCAGCGTTTATAGTAATACCGCGGGCTAACGAGTAGGAAGGCATACCAATTCAATAATTTGTACTGTCTTGGATGAGTGGAAGCACTAACTAACGGATTGCAATACCCGTAAAAGGTCTGCACGCGACGACTCGTGCTGATCCGACGAGTCAGATCCGATATCCACTCTCAATGGAAATCTGCCTTTTACGATTGTCCGCAAGGGTTCAAAAGCGCCATCTTGACGTTTGCTATAGCAGTAATCCGAACGGTGTCTACTATGCTAAAAAATCGAGTTACTTGTCTGGGATGGGATGTGGAAACCATGTCCAACCGACCCACACGGTCTGTTCTCGACAGGAGCCACAGTTGACACAGGAGTAAATGGCAGCAGTCAGCGTGCACCATACAGTTACGAGAGCGAGCTGATTCGTTGCTTTCTACTACTGGCTGCGCTCAGGTCACTGAGAGGCAACAGATCCGCAGACTGGCATTCGCCTCGAACGTGCGATATGAACTGATATGACTCTTTGGCACGGGTAACGCGTCCACTTCCAATAGCTCGCGATAAGTGACCGCCACACAGCGGCCATGCCATTCTGACGTCCGGTTATCGGAGCTGCAAAACCCGTTTCCTGTAGCTTTTTTTCTCTCGC from Comamonas antarctica includes the following:
- a CDS encoding DEAD/DEAH box helicase, which translates into the protein MDETAGKYSDVYGSWQQHLFNFNLANRETCMPGLRKPQLAALYSSLGHLVMSPSSTATVVMPTGTGKTDTILGLLIAGRLARTLVLVPSDALRSQLVKKCDLKKLREIGAVSETALNPVVMAVRTGMSIEEVQQFSEANVIVATPQALQRFTTDALQALADLCSHLIIDEAHHVAAKTWERVKSAFKQKPRLQFTATPFREDNQALDGTIIYNYPLKDAQNDGYFKAIEFHPVREYNLVLADQAVADKAVELLRSDREQGFDHLLMVRARSQKRAEVLFDMYKKHEDLTPILIHSKVPGRAKLMDDIVEKKHKIIVCVDMLGEGFDLPELKIAAIHDQHRSPAVTLQFIGRLTRVDQALGDAKFVSNIANQNTDYQMAALYKESADWSAIIRDVSNDKIEREIKKEAFNGQFLNDPDSDEILGLNPNPKISAIAFHVDLDKWQPKKARHFSQKKEQLQFLSINDEQDTVIMVTRRDTPVGWAQTSAIVDTTWLLYLAYYHKNDQTLFIHSSGDETQSARFLGLIAKDARRITGEPAFRTLHNIKLLKLQNVGLSRVRKDLRFTMHVGRDVNAVINEIQNGTAKKSNIFATGFENGQRITVGCSHKGKIWEMNSESIIYWIQWCKQVSLKLNNASIKSSDVLKDVMRSDKIEGMWPKGIFYVDWPETIAIENEQKILLSYNAEVFNLLDIMLGRPLRTDDLTLSVPVIAAAPDGNRYLPDITIRLLDDGYKVSCPGVKIIFAEEKALEHYLDAEPLVFLAVDGSLVEGNYRSYAPNSLDLKLPTALIESWNWGTTPIHSESMKAARNLETVQGFTFSKIQNDYSFIFNDDGAGEVADLVAIRESTDAIYVDLYHCKYCPKKDGVARPGARVEDVYEVCGQASRSVKWLHTHEKFFDRLMLRYQQSLSNNFQRILKGTPEDLELLRNKCHDHEMIFKFVIVQPAISAAKISAEQLAVLGTSYSYIKSVSSADVKVITSP